The Streptococcus viridans genome contains the following window.
GATAAGGTAAGTTATCGATCTTGGACTTTTAGAAAAGAGTAGAATATGGCAATCAAAAAACACTTTGGGGTATACGGCATTTGCTATGAGAATGGGAAACTTCTCTGTATTGAAAAAACAAGAGGCCCCTATCAGCATCGTTTTGACCTACCAGGTGGTAGCCAGGAACTCGGTGAGGGGTTGACGGAAACCCTCAAGAGAGAAGTTCTGGAGGAGACAGGATATACAATTAACAGTTACTCAAATCCTAGGGTTTATGACGTGCTGGTTCAAGAAGAAGGGCAAGACTTCGCTGTACATCATATCATGGTCTTTTATGATATCGAACTCGATTTCGAAGGCTCTCAAAAATCCCTTCCTCATGAAGTTCTTGATGGAAGTAATGATTCAGCAAATGTCATTTGGCTGAATTTGGAAGAAATTACCGAAGAAAATGCCTCGCCTTTAGTATTAAAAGTGAAGGCAGAGTTACGAGGATTTCCTGAATTAGAACGGACAAGCTATAAGAATTGGAAGGTAAAATAGAGGGATAATGGAACTATTTAAAACATGGAAGAAATATATGGTTCTCTATGGTCTTAAATCTCAAATCGGGACTGTTTATCGAAACAGTGATAGGACAACGAGCTTTTATGATATTGGGAATTTTCTATACCTAGCAGGGGAGTTGGATTCCAGATTTTGGGAAGATTTTGTTAGGCAATATGGTTTAGATTTTAAGATTATTATTTCAGAAGACACTAAGTGGCAAGATTTTCTGCATCAGAAAGTGGAGCTAATTTCTTTTACTCGCTATTCTTTTAAAGATAAGGCAAATTTTCAAGTTGAATTTCTAAATGATCTAGTTAGTCAGTTAGAGAAAGGTTACAATATTGTGCCTATTGATAATCGTATTTATAACTGCCTTTCTGAGGAAGAATGGTCACAAGATTTACAGGGGGATTTTGAGTCCTACCAGGATTTTGCTTTAAAAGGTGGATTTGGCTTTGTGATTCTTAAAAATAATGAAGTGATTGCTGGGATTTCCTCAGGGTTAGTTTACCAAGGAGCAGTTGAAGTGGAAGTTGCAACTAGACCAAACGAACAAGGAAATGGATTTGCTAAAAAGCTTGGTGCTGCAATGATTCTAGAGAGTTTAAATAGAGATATGTTTCCACTTTGGGATGCTCATAACGAGGCTTCCAAAAAAGTAGCAGAATTTTTAGGATATGAGTTAGTTGAACCTTATGAAGCTTTTGAACTAGAGGAAAGTGTCGTATAATGATATCTGATAGTGTATCTTTTAAGACGAGGTGAATGAACATGCAAAATCAACTAGCTCTTAGTGGCGAAAAAATTGTTGAAAAAGTTTATCCCCATTTATTGCACCACGTCGGCTTGATTCGTGGGGAATACTTGTTGAGAGAACTCAATCAAAACATCCTGTTACCAAGTTGTCAGCAATTTGTGAAAGATTATCTAGACACTATTTGCCATCTATACTCAGATGAAGAAGTCTGGTATCGCTTTTCAGAGTTAACAAATGCAGAAGCAAATAGTCTAGACTGGACTAAAGAGTATTTTGATGAACGCCACCCCTTATTTGGATATAGAGGGACTAGGCGTTTATTGGCGTGTCCAGATGAATTTCAGGCTGAGGGTCATGTCGTTACAGAAATTTATCAAACTAATCCCAATCTGTCTGTTATTTTTCCTTTTGTGAATGATGCTGAACAGTTAAAACAAGCTATTAGAGTATTGCGCCAGCATGGTTTTACTGGAAAAGTTGGAACAATGATTGAATTACCGTCAGCGTATTTTGACTTAGACAGGATACTGGAAACGGGCATTTCAAAGATTGTAGTTGGAATGAATGATTTAACTTCTTTTATTTTTGCGACTGTGAGAAACAGTCAATGGCATGATATGGAAAGTCCAATTATGTTAGATATGTTGAGACAGATGCAGGATAAAGCAAGGAAGAACAAGATTGATTTTGCTGTAGCAGGCTATCTGAATACTTCTTTCATACAAAAAATGAATCAGATGGGTATCGAATGTATTCTCCATTACAGCTCTATTCCAGAGATTTTTGATTTAGAAATTGACCATCCAGACCATCTTAAACGTATAAAAGAAGAAAGTAAAAAATTACAAAGGAGAACCCATGACACCGCAAGAAATGTGGAATGCCTACAAGAAAATCAATCCCTCTATCAGTGATGAGATAGACGCCTGGGCTTTTGGAGTAAAGGCAGATCTCTTGGCTGACTTGGTTCTAAGAGGCGAAAAAACAGCAACAGCCTCAGCTTACGACCTCTACGCAGTAGAGGACGAACCCCTTCCACAAGAAGGGACTTTCGATATCATTTTAGATAGCCAAGATCAGGCTATCTGCATTGTCGAAATTACCAAGGTTTCTGTTCAGCCCTTCCATCAAGTGTCTGCTGACCATGCCTTCAAGGAAGGTGAAGGAGACAAATCTCTGACCTATTGGCGTCAGGTTCATGAGGAGTTTTTCACGGAGTGGCTGGAGGAAGCAGGTCTGACGTTTAAACCTGACAGCAAGGTGGTTTTAGAAGAATTTCGCAAGGTTTATCCATTATAGAACGAGGCTGGGCAAAAACTGTCCAGCCTTCGATGTTTAATAGGAATAACTGTATGACGCAGTGGTTGAATGCTCAAAGCACTGCTTTTAGGTGGTGGATAGGACTTGCGAAGCAAGGTTCCTAAGTATTTGTTCGCTACTTAGCTCCAAAGATGACCTCTGAAGATGGAAAACCATGTTTTCTTTATCTGCAACCTCCAACAGTCTCCCAGACTGTTGGAGCTGTGCGGGGGTGGGAAAATTGAAAAGGTTTGGGAACCTTTTCAACTTTTGTTTAATTAGTCGAAGTTCTTTCCCACTCCCTTTGGTTCGGATCTAATTTTCCAAAAGGGCTAAAAAATGGTATAATGTAAGCGATATTGTACAGAAAAGAGAATGTATATGCCAAATTATGCCATTATTTTAGCAGCGGGAAAAGGTACCCGTATGAAATCAGATTTGCCGAAGGTTCTACACAAGGTTGCTGGAATCTCTATGTTGGAACATGTCTTCCGCAGTGTTGGAGCGATTGATCCTGAAAAAACAGTCACAGTGGTCGGCCACAAGGCTGAATTGGTGGAGCAAGTCTTAGCGGGACAAACAGAGTTTGTCAAACAAACCGAACAATTGGGAACTGGTCATGCAGTTATGATGGCAGAGCCAGTCTTGAAAGGTCTTGAAGGGCATACCCTCGTCATTGCAGGAGATACTCCTTTGATTACGGGTGACAGTCTCAAACACTTGATCGACTTCCATATCAACCACAAGAATGTGGCAACGATTTTGACAGCCGAAGCAGCTAATCCATTTGGCTATGGTCGGATTGTTCGTAATGACAATGCGGAAGTGCTTCGCATCGTTGAGCAAAAAGATGCGACAGATTTTGAAAAACAAATCAAAGAAATCAATACAGGGACTTATGTCTTTGACAATGCCCGCCTCTTTGAAGCTTTGAAGAATATCAATACCAACAATGCCCAAGGTGAATACTATATCACAGATGTGATTGGGATTTTCCGAGAAGCAGGAGAGAAAGTTGGAGCCTATACGCTCAAAGACTTTGATGAAAGCCTTGGGGTTAACGACCGCGTGGCCCTTGCAACAGCAGAAGGCATCATGCGTCGTCGCATTAACCAAGCTCATATGGTCAATGGAGTGAGCTTCGTCAATCCTGATGCGGCCTATATTGATATCGATGTCGAAATCGCACCTGAGGTACAAATCGAAGCCAATGTTACCCTAAAAGGGCACACAAAAATTGGGGCTGAGACAGTCTTAACCAATGGAACTTATATCGTGGATAGTGAAATCGGTGCAGGTGCTGTTATTACCAACTCTATGATTGAAGAAAGTACCGTAGCCGATGGTGTGACAGTAGGGCCATACGCCCATATTCGTCCAGGATCTAGCTTGGCAAAAGATGTCCATATCGGGAACTTTGTCGAAGTCAAAGGTTCATCTATTGGCGAAAATACCAAAGCGGGTCATCTGACCTACATTGGCAACTGCCAAGTCGGTAGCAACGTCAACTTTGGTGCGGGAACCATTACCGTCAACTATGATGGGAAAAATAAATACAAGACCCTTATTGGCAACAATGTCTTTGTTGGTTCAAATTCGACGATCATTGCACCGGTTGAGCTCGGAGATAATTCTCTAGTCGGGGCTGGCTCTACCATTACCAAGGATGTGCCGGCAGATGCGATTGCAATTGGTCGTGGTCGTCAAGTCAATAAGGATGAGTACGCAACTCGTCTTCCCCACCATCCTAAAAATAAATAGGAGATTTTCATGCAATTTGAAGAAAAAACCATTGAGCGCAAGGAGATTTATCAAGGACCGATTTTCCAAGTAGTTACAGATCAAGTGGAACTACCTGACGGAAAAGGTCAAGCGCAGCGTGATTTAATTTTTCATAATGGAGCAGTAGCGGTTTTACCAATCACAGATGAGGGCAAGACCATTTTGGTCAAGCAGTACCGCAAGGCGATCGAGAGGACTTCTGTAGAGATCCCAGCAGGGAAGTTGGAAAAGGGTGAAAATGCGGATCCTCAAGCAGCTGCTTTGCGTGAATTGGAAGAAGAAATTGGTTACACAGCGGATCTAGAGTTGTTATATGATTTTTATTCTGCCATTGGGTTTTGCAACGAGCGGATCAAACTCTATGCTGCGACCAATTTGAAAAAAGTGGAAAATCCTCGCCCTCAAGATGAAGATGAGACCTTAGAGCTGCTAGAAGTGACCTTGACGGAGGCTAAAGACTTGATCCAAGCTGGTGAAATCTGCGATGCCAAGACCATTATGGCGATTCAGTACTGGGAATTATCCAATAAATAGAGGAGGATCCAATGGGAAAACCTTTATTAACAGATGAAATGATTGAGCGGGCAAACCGAGGAGAAGCAATCTCTGGTCCCCCGCTCTTTGATGAGGAAGAAACAAAAATTCTCCCGACAGGAAACAGGGGAT
Protein-coding sequences here:
- a CDS encoding putative PEP-binding protein; this translates as MQNQLALSGEKIVEKVYPHLLHHVGLIRGEYLLRELNQNILLPSCQQFVKDYLDTICHLYSDEEVWYRFSELTNAEANSLDWTKEYFDERHPLFGYRGTRRLLACPDEFQAEGHVVTEIYQTNPNLSVIFPFVNDAEQLKQAIRVLRQHGFTGKVGTMIELPSAYFDLDRILETGISKIVVGMNDLTSFIFATVRNSQWHDMESPIMLDMLRQMQDKARKNKIDFAVAGYLNTSFIQKMNQMGIECILHYSSIPEIFDLEIDHPDHLKRIKEESKKLQRRTHDTARNVECLQENQSLYQ
- a CDS encoding GNAT family N-acetyltransferase produces the protein MELFKTWKKYMVLYGLKSQIGTVYRNSDRTTSFYDIGNFLYLAGELDSRFWEDFVRQYGLDFKIIISEDTKWQDFLHQKVELISFTRYSFKDKANFQVEFLNDLVSQLEKGYNIVPIDNRIYNCLSEEEWSQDLQGDFESYQDFALKGGFGFVILKNNEVIAGISSGLVYQGAVEVEVATRPNEQGNGFAKKLGAAMILESLNRDMFPLWDAHNEASKKVAEFLGYELVEPYEAFELEESVV
- a CDS encoding NUDIX hydrolase; the encoded protein is MAIKKHFGVYGICYENGKLLCIEKTRGPYQHRFDLPGGSQELGEGLTETLKREVLEETGYTINSYSNPRVYDVLVQEEGQDFAVHHIMVFYDIELDFEGSQKSLPHEVLDGSNDSANVIWLNLEEITEENASPLVLKVKAELRGFPELERTSYKNWKVK
- a CDS encoding ASCH domain-containing protein, which encodes MTPQEMWNAYKKINPSISDEIDAWAFGVKADLLADLVLRGEKTATASAYDLYAVEDEPLPQEGTFDIILDSQDQAICIVEITKVSVQPFHQVSADHAFKEGEGDKSLTYWRQVHEEFFTEWLEEAGLTFKPDSKVVLEEFRKVYPL
- the glmU gene encoding bifunctional UDP-N-acetylglucosamine diphosphorylase/glucosamine-1-phosphate N-acetyltransferase GlmU, with translation MPNYAIILAAGKGTRMKSDLPKVLHKVAGISMLEHVFRSVGAIDPEKTVTVVGHKAELVEQVLAGQTEFVKQTEQLGTGHAVMMAEPVLKGLEGHTLVIAGDTPLITGDSLKHLIDFHINHKNVATILTAEAANPFGYGRIVRNDNAEVLRIVEQKDATDFEKQIKEINTGTYVFDNARLFEALKNINTNNAQGEYYITDVIGIFREAGEKVGAYTLKDFDESLGVNDRVALATAEGIMRRRINQAHMVNGVSFVNPDAAYIDIDVEIAPEVQIEANVTLKGHTKIGAETVLTNGTYIVDSEIGAGAVITNSMIEESTVADGVTVGPYAHIRPGSSLAKDVHIGNFVEVKGSSIGENTKAGHLTYIGNCQVGSNVNFGAGTITVNYDGKNKYKTLIGNNVFVGSNSTIIAPVELGDNSLVGAGSTITKDVPADAIAIGRGRQVNKDEYATRLPHHPKNK
- a CDS encoding NUDIX hydrolase is translated as MQFEEKTIERKEIYQGPIFQVVTDQVELPDGKGQAQRDLIFHNGAVAVLPITDEGKTILVKQYRKAIERTSVEIPAGKLEKGENADPQAAALRELEEEIGYTADLELLYDFYSAIGFCNERIKLYAATNLKKVENPRPQDEDETLELLEVTLTEAKDLIQAGEICDAKTIMAIQYWELSNK